From the Saccharomycodes ludwigii strain NBRC 1722 chromosome I, whole genome shotgun sequence genome, one window contains:
- the RET3 gene encoding coatomer subunit zeta (similar to Saccharomyces cerevisiae YPL010W | RET3 | RETrieval from ER), whose amino-acid sequence MTTPTLYTVSSYLILDSKGNRIYTKYFNPPFSNKDSIITKKNNTNGEDEEEYNTGLQTNLKKQITFEKNLFKKTHKTDSDIIIFEDKIIIYKEYADVSLYLVSSDLEVNECLLQLTFDGIKDALELILDNGLDKNNIQEHFDMCCLAIDESIDDGIVLEYDGATIASRVTSPPTKDSAHINIDLSEKGLLSAWGFAKSKLAERLQQGL is encoded by the coding sequence atGACCACTCCAACTTTATACACTGTTAGTTCTTATTTGATTCTAGATAGCAAGGGTAATAGAATTTAtactaaatattttaatccACCATTCAGTAATAAGGATTCTATTATcacaaaaaagaataataccaatggagaagatgaagaagaatataACACTGGTTTACAAacgaatttgaaaaaacaaataacttttgaaaaaaatttattcaaaaaaacaCACAAAACCGATTCAGACATAATTATATTCGAAGATAAGATAATCATATATAAGGAATATGCTGACGTTTCATTATATCTAGTTAGTTCTGATTTAGAAGTTAATGAATGTCTATTACAATTGACTTTTGATGGTATTAAAGATGCTTTAGAATTAATTTTAGATAATGGACTtgacaaaaataacatcCAGGAACACTTTGATATGTGTTGTTTGGCTATTGATGAAAGCATTGATGATGGAATTGTATTAGAATATGATGGTGCCACTATTGCTTCAAGAGTTACTTCACCACCCACCAAAGATTCTGCACATATTAATATCGATTTAAGTGAGAAAGGGTTATTAAGTGCTTGGGGGTTCGCTAAAAGTAAATTAGCTGAAAGATTGCAGCAGggtttataa